The following proteins are encoded in a genomic region of Primulina huaijiensis isolate GDHJ02 chromosome 3, ASM1229523v2, whole genome shotgun sequence:
- the LOC140972970 gene encoding cytochrome b561 and DOMON domain-containing protein At3g25290-like, producing the protein MKFEVTSHTTQVSALPSMAPSSLILPIVALALATWGSLISPAYSATCTSQTFTNNKLYAFCNDLPSLNSYLHWAYDPVQLTLSIAFVALPDQPDGWVSWAINPTATGMLGSQALIAFRDADGKMTVKTYNISSFALTESKVWYEVKEATAEFSGGAIRLFATLVLPEGAGTTVNQVWQVGPSVTGGVPDKHSFQPANLNSRARLDLLSGQSTITPVVNSRTKKRNIHGILNVVSWGIMFPIGIIIARYVRAFPSADPAWFYLHVSCQVSAYAIGVSGWSTGLKLGSESKGVRHANHGNIGIALFALATVQIFALLLRPKKDHKYRFYWNIYHHGMGYAILILGIINVFKGFNILKPEPKWRDAYIIVISVLGGLAVLLEVITWIMVLKRKKSSKSTKP; encoded by the exons ATGAAATTTGAAGTTACCTCACATACAACGCAAGTCTCTGCTCTCCCATCAATGGCTCCTTCTTCCCTAATCCTACCCATCGTCGCCTTGGCTTTGGCGACGTGGGGTTCTTTAATCTCACCCGCTTACTCCGCCACGTGCACGTCACAGACCTTCACCAACAACAAGCTCTACGCTTTCTGCAACGATCTTCCCTCGCTCAACTCCTATCTTCATTGGGCCTACGATCCGGTGCAACTCACCCTTTCCATCGCCTTTGTTGCTCTTCCGGACCAGCCTGATGGGTGGGTCTCATGGGCCATCAACCCCACAGCCACCGGAATGTTGGGCTCGCAGGCCCTCATCGCGTTCAGGGATGCAGATGGTAAGATGACGGTTAAGACCTACAACATCTCGTCCTTTGCGTTAACGGAGTCCAAGGTTTGGTACGAGGTGAAGGAGGCGACTGCGGAGTTTTCCGGCGGGGCTATTAGGCTTTTCGCCACCTTGGTTTTGCCGGAGGGGGCTGGGACGACGGTGAACCAGGTGTGGCAGGTCGGGCCCTCGGTCACAGGCGGGGTGCCGGATAAGCATTCGTTCCAGCCTGCAAATCTGAACTCCAGAGCTCGTCTTGATTTGCTGAGTGGACAGAGCACTATTACTCCGGTCGTCAACTCTAGAACCAAGAAGAGGAAC ATTCATGGGATACTGAATGTTGTGAGCTGGGGTATTATGTTTCCTATTGGGATCATCATCGCGAGATATGTGAGGGCCTTTCCATCCGCCGATCCAGCTTGGTTTTATCTTCACGTTTCTTGCCAGGTGTCGGCTTATGCCATTGGAGTTTCTGGTTGGAGTACAGGGCTTAAGCTCGGAAGTGAGTCGAAGGGTGTTAGGCATGCTAATCATGGCAATATTGGGATTGCACTCTTTGCCTTAGCAACTGTGCAG ATTTTTGCATTGTTATTGAGACCCAAAAAGGACCACAAATATCGGTTTTACTGGAATATCTACCATCACGGCATGGGATACGCGATCCTCATCCTTGGCATCATCAACGTGTTCAAAGGTTTCAACATATTAAAACCCGAACCGAAGTGGAGAGATGCATACATCATTGTGATTTCCGTACTCGGAGGTTTAGCTGTATTATTGGAAGTAATCACATGGATCATGGTTCTTAAGAGGAAAAAATCGAGCAAGTCAACCAAACCATAG